The DNA segment ttgatcgtgctgctgcagtcgacgttGCCGTTAGGTGTTGGTAGATCTCTTGGAGGGTTTCCGCTACGTTGGGGTTCTGAAGTTCGAAGATAGTCTttaactggtatggaactctttccctgTTAATTATCTTGTTTTGAGCATGctgataattagatttatttgcatacctgtatgtgttgaatgtatataatttgtatttcggtcacgataagatcggagcgatctaaacgcgctcatggaactctcggtatgagatccttcaaggttatcacttaaacatgatctacctgtatgtctctacatacatgtcttgttgggattgatgccctaaatctcgtagggttctatagtttgtaaacacttatatgaataaacactttatgatttataatatatgatattttattcacttcagtctatgaaatatgagatattttagttgtattaaccacaaaccaattaactaagatccatggttatcgttaaacacgtatgtggagatatacaagtggatcgtattttaagtgacaacctaaatggtctgtagtatatggataaggagggataccttatcttggtgacactacgagtgtgacccgctttataggtgttacaaatgttgtaaagtgctacaaatgatttgatcctgatcattcatatattagacatgcgagcagagatattctatacaaaatagtttgtataagaccggactacgaaatgtttCGTCTCGctatataatgccgttcataattgagactttcatttcactaggatgaccataggtaacatgaccttaatcctgagtgagttgtgaactcctgcctatgagggtggtcttttgatttgcatgggtgagagtggccagatcgtcgactcaacaagcctaccattttggagattggTCTgcttggggagctgggaactcagctacacaagatgaaattcactcattccccggagcagaggtaagtaggtaaattactcccttaaggactgattccagggcttgaacaatgtggcgtacaccttcttttggcccaagaagggtttaatcatagagagctatgatttattgttcattagagaaatcagtggtacttaagaagttagatgtaactacagagataaaacggtaatttggtccaattgTACTTGCGAGAGATATATGAAGTGTCATCGTactattaattggttatatccaatggacacataaatatatttgtagtgcgaaagtgcagctgtcggtctttagtggagtgcccgatagttaacggatggtggataatgtgattaaagagtttagtcagttattcacgtacggttggagctttaagctataggttcataaggtccccttggtagctcaatggaatcaagttgagaatcagtttttgggttagtttgaaatgttcaaattaacaacagggaatttgtttatatatgatataattaaattaattaaattatatatgatataattgatatgatgtatttgatacattatttgattggagaaattaatataaatatgatttatattaaatactataaatagaaaaaaaaactatgatttatatgttgcatatgatgcaatggtgaaattatagattataaatataatatgataagttagttattatatttatttataatttattaattatataataattaatatatacttttttctaaataaccgaccttagtgggtggttacaTTGTTTTATGGaaattgtgagataaaaaaaaaaattgatttcaaaattctCATAACAACACGCAACTTACATTATTCACTATCGagtgactacacgatcgtatcgagtttactatacgatagtaatCTTTTCTAAACGACTAAGTATCgagtctatacaataggcttcCATTTGCTACACGATATTGTCATCGTCTACTCGATTGTTTTCTCTTtcacttcctccttccctcattctaaaataagccagagcccataactcctgaGTTCTCACaacgaaaataccaaggtaatcttatGGTGGTGTCTAGTTTTgtttgaggatcgagttttactcgtTGGTGTTCGAGGAAGTTCCAGTTGTTCGTTGCGCTCGAGTTCGATCGAGGGACATACAtgaaagaaagagttcttcaaaggtattgttttctcgatcccttgtatttaattatgaagcatgttgtaatttatttttaatacatAATCATTTCTGTATgattataaatgtttgaattatttcaccatggagtttggaacgatccacttccgttCAAAGGTCCTCTATAATTAGATTTCTTTCATGTCTAAGTTACTGAAGGTAACCTtagatctttgtttattagttTCTGTGGGTTAATACTACTAATATACTAATGATGCattaatgttaattttttttaattaaacaactaTTGATCGATAAACTATTGATACACCAATGTGATACTTCATATTGCATTTTGAAAGAATAATGATATGCAATTGATACACTAATGGTAACTGATATAACTTATATTTGTTATATCAGTTGACACAATCAATGCAATTAAGATATACTgttaaattggaaaaaaaatattaaacctaACAAAACTAAGGCCAAAGCTTAAATTAGATAATCGAAACTAAACTAATGGATGGAAAAACAACTCAACATCAACACAAtacagaaaaaacaaaaacaatatattcCTCATAATCAAACAAACAATATGCACTATAACACAATTGAAACTTTGAAAGTTACGATAAATCAAttgtataaataatatattttatatcattgattgatatatcaaatataaaatcagATTTAAATCGAATAAATATCTTTCATACGTTCTATATCTTTCCAAAAAATTCATTCTCTCATATATAGTTTCCAACATAGACAATAAATTCTCCCCTGTTTTAGAATTTCAACGTATAGGAAAATTTTCACgatagaaaaaaatgtcaaactatttacatgaatagtaaaaaaaaatattgtaatagacactaatagacttctaatCAAACCTATATAaacaaagattaaaattttactattttatgtaaatagtttacattatttttctatttttgaaaattatccttatatatatataaggatttagtttcttttattaaaaaaatgatatttttatgtTGGAATTGATAAGAACCACGAATTTGTAACAACATACCAAATCAAATCAGTTGATTCATGAGTTTTTGGCTATGAACAAATGAATGAAAAATTATAATCTCAGAAAAAGAATTTCTAAATTTGGGAGGAAAAAAACCCAATGGCTTTTGTGGTTTTGAGAATCCACAGCCTCTCTTCTCTGTAAATGATTCaacaaaggattttttttttgtttgtttctttcttttggtGCAATGAAGGCCTCaattattaatattatcatCAATTCatccatcattttttttcttattctccATCAATAATCTCTTGTTCTGATCGGTTCTAGCTAAGGCAGTATCTGGTTTTCCGGCGACCCCATCTCTCCGGCTGCCGGAGTCGTCCTGGATttcgaagaagaaaaaatggtgGCCGAGAGAAATGGGAAAAAGGTTTATGATGAGACTACTGTGGAAGCTGATATGCACCTCCATTCTATAAACAAGGATGAAgaatttcattattttgaagATGATCTGGTCAGACCTATCTTTCttgattcaattataaatttagtctttgTACTTTATTTTCAATTGTATCGACTATTCATAAGTGTTTTTTACTTCgtttatgtttatttgattatgaaccttcaaaattataaatttaatttctaaacttcattcacaaatgtatcaacaaacacaaaatggaaagtTTAGacccatttggtaactatttcgttttttatttttgaaaattaagtctatttcctcccTATtcgattgaattcttagttaaattctaaaagttttcaaattttggtttagttttttaaactattgatagAAGGagataagaaaagaagaaatttggaggtgagaATATTGTttatataggcttaattttcaaaaacaaaaaaacaaaaataaaatgattgaaCGGCGCATATAAAGATTTTATATtacacaaaattcaaattttgagatCAGGatgtattaattttacaaaaattaaatatgtcAAGAATTTGTTAGACACGAGATTGAAAGTTTAAATaccaaataaatacaaatttcaaaattcatgaTTGATTTGAAAGTTGGATATATATTCGATGAACACAACAGGAAAAATCGGAAGGCGAAATGGAGGAAAAAGAATTAGACGAAATGGAAAAGAAgatgagaaagaagagaaagaagagagctTTATTAGAATTTCGTTGCAGAGTGGAAGATGCAATTATAGGGAATTATCTTCTTGGCAAACCCAACAGAAACACTTGCCCTAAAGAAGCAGCCAAAGCCAGAGAACAACTCAAAGAAATAACCCTTTGGGGAGTTCCATTATTGCCAAGCAAAGGCCACGAAGGAACAGATGTTTTACTTCAAAAGTTCTTGAAAGCCAAACATTACAAAGTCCATGAAGCCTTTGAAATGCTTAGAAAGACTTTGAAATGGAGAAAAGACTACAAAGCTGATGGGATTCTTGAAGAGAAACTTGGTGGTGATCTTCAAAATTTGGTTGGTTTTTTGGAGGGTAAAGATAGGGAAGGACATCCTCTTTGGTTCAATGCCAATGGGGTTCTGAAAGATAGAGAAATGTACCAAAAAACATTTGGGAGTGAGGAGAAATGTGAAGAGTTCTTGAGATGGATGGTTCAAAATATGGAGAAAGGGATTAAACAACTTAGGTTTGAGAAAGGAGGGGTTGATTCTATTGTTCAAATTACTGATTTGAAAAACTCTCCCGGTCCTGCCATGAAAGAGTTTCGTTCCGTTAGCAAGAAAGCTCTCTTGCTTTTACAAGATCATTATCCCGAACTCGTCTATAAAAACGTAAGAACAATATCTTCTTTCGTCTCTTCTTCTTGGTCCTAACAAGTATCTTGAACTgcaccctttttttttttttagcctaATCTATGTTTGGAGAAATCGATAGGGCTTTAAAATGATGGGATGTAGTTCAGGAGGCAACACACGAGAAACTCGGGTTGATCTGCTATATATCTCTACTTCTTCTAAAAGGGTTGTTGGTTTTGTGTGTTTTGGTTTTGCAGATAGTTATAAACGCTCCGTTTTGGTACTACGCGCGACACATACTCCGATCGAAGATTATCAGCCACAAAACCAAGGCCAAATTCGTTTTTGCAAGTCCATCAAAAGTGACCAAGACACTTCTCAAGTGAGGAAAAGATCATGATCTTGATCCTATTCTATAttcaaagttttcattttttgaataattttcaaGTAATTAGGCCTCTATCCTAAACTAGGTTTATAGCCCCGGAACAGTTGCCGGTTCGATATGGTGGGCTTAAAAGAGACGACGATGACGACTTCTCACCGGCTGATAAAGCTTCAGAGCTCAGCATTAAAGGAAACTTCGCTGCCAACATCGAATTCCCAGTTACTGAGGTAATCAAGCCTAGAAATCCAATAACTATACAAAAGAAATGACAATATAAAGTGACTCATAATTTGAATCTGGTGAAATGACATTATACAACTTGGACGTACAGCCGGGAGTGACGATGGTGTGGGACGTGACGGTGGTGGGATGGGACGTCGTATACAAGGAAGAATTTGTACCAGAAGATGAAGGATCATACAGAATTCAATtgcaaaatcaaaagaaagtaGGAGAGAGCCTAAGGAATTGTTTCTACATCAGTGAACCTGGAAAGATTGTGATAACAATTGAGAATCCAACTTTTAACCATAAGAAGACAGTCTACTATAGATCAAAAACCAAGCCCACTGTCCCCATGTACATTTTATTCAACAAATAGCCATTTCTTAGTGCTCATATTGGAGGAGGGAGAGACTTTAACTAAAACAAAAACGGTTTTCATGACTCAAAAAATTTGTCGTGATCACATTTCTTGACATTCTTTTAGTCTTTGAATTGACCGCTTCTAAAATCTGTTATTATTGGTTCGCTTAAATGTCGGGTGTACTAGAAATTTGATACAACATAGGAGGATGGTGAAAATTATTGTAAACAGAAAGAACACCATTCTGTTTTTAATTTCTCCATTAGAAATACAGACAACAAAACTCTGTTTTAAATTTCTGTCATATACATTTTAAGTGAAAAATAGTGATCAGAACATTAGGTACAAATTCTAGGTGCTCATAATGGTTAACcctacttttattttttcatgGTACATCTAtggtaaatttaaacaaatcaTCTGGTACACTTACACACAATGACCCTcttatgattttgattttagtttatttttatgaaatttatgtttatttccTTCCATTTTTCCAATTATGATTTTCAcattctttaaaaattaaaacacttgAATTTCTTGGCCAAGTTCTAAATGAATGTttgtttcaaaactattttttccggtttttaaaactttatttagtttttgaaaatattattagaaactggataacaaaaatatagaaatatatagTGGAAGTAATgcttataaacttaattttccaaAACAAATGCCCgtttgataacaattttattttttttataaaaaaaattaagcctataaacaccaCTTTCatctattaatttattaatttgtgtgttttgttgtctatattttaggagtgttttcaaaatcaaaacccaattttaaaaactaaaaaaagtaattttcaaaCACTCAAGTTTTTTTATGGACATTAGCTAAGACTTCAAATGTTTACATAAGGAATGTGAAAACTATGAGTAAGAAAGTGTGAGATATCCAAAAAATGGAGCCTAAATGGTTAACAAAAGGAGCTtggttttgttattttatttttctcacattTAATCGTATAAAAATTAGGTTAAACTATACAAAATACCCATGAATTCTGGAGTTTGTTTTTAATCATGCTCCACTTTGAAGAGTttcatttttatccttttaactttgaaattcttctagaaaaaataaaataaaggatgAAAATTGATGTGTAAAAATTCTAATACAACATTGAAAATTATGATTGTTAGTGTtatttatttcatctcaaaagGCATTATATGTATATTAGAGGGAATGAAGTTCTCAATCCATGGTGATCACCTACCTAAGATTTATATCCTACGAATTTTCTTGACACCCAGATATTGTAGGTTCATGAGAGTTCTTGTGAAATTAGTCGAAATGCATGCTAGTTGGCCCATAAACTCACGGATATAAGAAAGGAGGTATCTAATCAATTCTTACCCATCAACTAAGAAAATGatgttgtatatgataattaatcgaTAATCTCTCCAAGAGTATTTTTTTAGACAAATTTTAACTCCAAACTTCAAGTATTTTGTAtaataatttaacctaatttgAGGAAGAAAGGAGGAAAAGCATATATATTGGATGGTTTTATTATTCAAAGATAAACTTTGGGATTGGGAAGAGGACATAGAAAAGCTCTGTTTTACATGAAGGCCATACACACACAAGTTCTTGTATAAGAAAGGCCTcgtctttattattattattatgattattccGAAGctttaaaccctaaattattACACCATAAAACCAAAAGCCAAAACTGGCCCTTCCTGCCAAACCAAACCAAGCCAAGCCCTTTACATTGCTTCTACCGGGATAGCCGGCCTACGCGACGACGACATACGAGGGGGCAGTAAAGTGGTCTCGTCTCTGTTGAATTTTAGCCTTCGAGCCTCTTCTGTGGACATTCTATAGGCACTGGCAAGGACTTGAACTGGGAATGCCCTCATGACTGAGGTGCGGCCAGCCAGTGTGTTAATCATGGCATTATCGTTCGTTTTGAATGAAACCCACTCGAACCCTTCGTCGCCTGCCTTCTTCACTATGGCGAAGTTTTGTGGAACCACTAGAACCTGTCGTTGTTGTAGTTCGCCGTCGAATACAGTTTGCCCTCTGCAGTCTACTACTTGTACTCTCGCTCGCCCTCTTGTTACGAATATTATGCTGTGCGC comes from the Benincasa hispida cultivar B227 chromosome 5, ASM972705v1, whole genome shotgun sequence genome and includes:
- the LOC120078226 gene encoding patellin-4-like, whose protein sequence is MVAERNGKKVYDETTVEADMHLHSINKDEEFHYFEDDLEKSEGEMEEKELDEMEKKMRKKRKKRALLEFRCRVEDAIIGNYLLGKPNRNTCPKEAAKAREQLKEITLWGVPLLPSKGHEGTDVLLQKFLKAKHYKVHEAFEMLRKTLKWRKDYKADGILEEKLGGDLQNLVGFLEGKDREGHPLWFNANGVLKDREMYQKTFGSEEKCEEFLRWMVQNMEKGIKQLRFEKGGVDSIVQITDLKNSPGPAMKEFRSVSKKALLLLQDHYPELVYKNIVINAPFWYYARHILRSKIISHKTKAKFVFASPSKVTKTLLKFIAPEQLPVRYGGLKRDDDDDFSPADKASELSIKGNFAANIEFPVTEPGVTMVWDVTVVGWDVVYKEEFVPEDEGSYRIQLQNQKKVGESLRNCFYISEPGKIVITIENPTFNHKKTVYYRSKTKPTVPMYILFNK